Proteins encoded together in one Rhizobium sp. 11515TR window:
- a CDS encoding carbohydrate ABC transporter permease gives MSNARLLKKGLNGTAAYVAAIVAALFFAFPIYWMASSSFKSEVDISAYPPIWSFAPVFDNYRQLFTELNAWDALINSALIVGLSTCLAMAAGTMAAYALARFEIKGKEFLAFEILSIRMLPPIVSVIPMFIIARQLGIFDTPWLLTAAYALSGLPFVVWVMRVFIQDIPQSIEEAAMIDGCSRFETFWRVTLPLLLPGLAATMVIVFMFAWNEFLLASMLTSQEAKTLPVIAANAIKPKAIAWGLASAAGVVMSLPVVVLVLLMQRYLVRGLTLGAVKG, from the coding sequence ATGTCAAATGCACGACTTTTGAAGAAAGGCCTCAACGGAACGGCTGCCTATGTCGCAGCGATTGTCGCCGCACTGTTCTTTGCCTTCCCGATTTACTGGATGGCATCTTCCTCGTTCAAGTCCGAGGTCGACATTTCAGCTTATCCGCCGATCTGGTCGTTCGCGCCGGTGTTCGACAATTACCGGCAGCTTTTTACGGAACTCAATGCCTGGGACGCGCTCATCAACAGCGCCCTGATTGTCGGACTTTCAACGTGTCTTGCCATGGCTGCCGGTACAATGGCGGCGTATGCGCTTGCGCGCTTTGAAATCAAGGGGAAGGAATTCCTCGCCTTCGAGATCCTGTCGATTCGTATGCTGCCGCCGATCGTCTCGGTCATTCCGATGTTCATCATCGCACGTCAACTCGGCATATTCGACACGCCATGGCTGTTAACGGCCGCCTATGCACTCTCCGGCCTTCCTTTCGTCGTCTGGGTGATGCGCGTCTTCATCCAGGATATTCCGCAATCTATCGAGGAAGCGGCTATGATCGATGGCTGCAGCCGTTTCGAGACGTTTTGGCGGGTCACGCTGCCGTTGTTGCTGCCCGGTCTCGCGGCGACAATGGTCATTGTCTTCATGTTCGCCTGGAACGAGTTTCTGCTGGCCAGCATGCTCACTTCACAGGAAGCGAAGACACTGCCGGTCATCGCGGCAAATGCCATCAAGCCAAAGGCAATCGCCTGGGGTCTCGCCTCGGCAGCCGGCGTCGTGATGTCGCTTCCGGTCGTCGTTCT